One region of Oxalobacteraceae bacterium OTU3CAMAD1 genomic DNA includes:
- a CDS encoding FecR domain-containing protein: MTLPPSSTGQSGPLSPDDIAMNESAARLRASDPVDVAAIAWHGRREQGLDADDEVQFRLWLAADPAHRAAFSRLDEGLRALRALPAERTAHLRARPQAQSGPAASTAAARPAAPPAATLAATPAATPAAPPQARSGLGARLAAALTARPAALAFCCVAVLALGVGWRQWWRQPTFEHVYTAQRGQLRDVVLPDGTRLTLDSGTRVEVTLYRDRRLVRLPEGQAMFGVARDAARPFTVLAGPARVTVLGTRFAVRCRDCAGHAAVVEIEVEEGRVGVARAGLDGDAGAGAGKTAQLHAGQFVRVSTAAGLGAVAAVNPGGIAPWRKGLIRFVSTPLAEAVREFERYGAVNLVVSDPEVASMPIGGSYRAANPAAFAQALPHILPVRLVRRADGKTEVVRAK; encoded by the coding sequence ATGACCCTCCCGCCCTCCTCCACCGGCCAGTCCGGTCCGCTCAGCCCCGACGACATCGCCATGAACGAATCGGCCGCCCGGCTGCGCGCCAGCGATCCGGTCGACGTCGCCGCCATCGCCTGGCACGGCCGCCGCGAGCAAGGCCTTGACGCCGATGACGAGGTGCAGTTCCGCCTGTGGCTGGCGGCCGATCCGGCGCACCGGGCGGCGTTTTCCCGCCTGGACGAGGGCCTGCGCGCGCTGCGCGCCCTGCCGGCGGAACGCACCGCCCACCTGCGCGCCCGCCCGCAAGCGCAAAGCGGGCCGGCGGCTTCGACGGCCGCTGCAAGGCCTGCTGCGCCCCCTGCTGCAACACTTGCTGCAACCCCTGCTGCAACACCCGCTGCCCCGCCGCAGGCGCGGTCCGGCTTGGGCGCGCGGCTGGCCGCCGCGCTCACCGCGCGCCCGGCGGCGCTGGCGTTCTGCTGCGTGGCGGTGCTGGCCCTCGGCGTCGGGTGGCGGCAGTGGTGGCGGCAACCGACCTTCGAGCACGTCTACACCGCGCAGCGCGGCCAGCTGCGCGACGTCGTGCTGCCGGACGGCACCCGGCTCACGCTCGACTCCGGCACGCGCGTGGAGGTGACCTTGTACCGCGACCGCCGCCTGGTGCGCCTGCCCGAAGGCCAGGCGATGTTCGGCGTCGCCCGCGACGCCGCCCGGCCGTTCACCGTGCTGGCCGGTCCGGCCCGCGTGACGGTGCTGGGCACCCGCTTCGCCGTCCGCTGCCGGGACTGCGCAGGACACGCGGCCGTGGTCGAGATCGAGGTCGAGGAAGGCCGGGTCGGCGTGGCCCGTGCCGGCCTCGATGGCGATGCCGGCGCCGGCGCCGGCAAGACGGCCCAGCTGCACGCGGGCCAGTTCGTCCGGGTGTCCACCGCCGCCGGCCTGGGTGCGGTCGCCGCCGTCAACCCGGGCGGCATCGCGCCCTGGCGCAAAGGCCTGATCCGCTTCGTCAGCACGCCGCTGGCCGAGGCGGTGCGCGAATTCGAGCGCTACGGCGCCGTCAACCTGGTGGTCTCCGACCCCGAGGTGGCGTCGATGCCGATCGGCGGCAGCTACCGGGCAGCCAATCCGGCCGCCTTCGCGCAGGCCCTGCCCCATATCCTGCCGGTCAGGCTGGTCCGGCGCGCCGACGGCAAGACCGAGGTGGTGCGCGCAAAATAA
- a CDS encoding TonB-dependent receptor, with amino-acid sequence MPHALPRLHLAPISLAVALALASPAWVHAQTTGNTGTVAFSIAAQPLGAALNEFSAATGIPVAFPPALVAGKTAPAVLGTVTTRQALDQLLSGSGLEAHQEGATIIIRAAAPRTAEKTLPLVSVAASALLPSDLPEAYAGGQVGSGSRLGLLGNREVIDTPFSVTSYTAELITNQQAVTVADVMANDPSVRTVSYGLTNAAGAGDSFMIRGFYVQNSILFDGMYGVAPSRTLPVETAERVEVLKGPNALLNGMAPYDASGGAINMVPKRAGDKPLTRLTATYLSDGVFGGHVDIGRRFGEQQEWGVRFNGVYRNGKTATDGQKVDLQAATVAVDYRGANLRASLDAGHQTMNNEAPQGAGGLGFADGLAIPAAPNARRRAAQDWEYSDTKSDYALAKVEYDFAPDWTVYGATGYSDNHFEYLSTDIFVTDAAGNAQATAYYWPDYYKHRSAQVGLRGTFKTGGLKHQANLNASYLKRTHGFTADYYGIKNFDTNIYQPSFVSAPSLAGFPSTAPKTDKVELPSYAIADTISSADDRIAVTLGARRQNVKYIAYDTRTGAGSTTYDEGATTPMLAVLFKPQANLSLYGNYIEGLSQGDTAPVGTTNAGEVFSPKDTKQYEVGAKYDFGRFSAAAAIFQITRPSGLIIGNGDGTATYKVDGEQRNRGLELTFFGEPMPGVRALGGVVYTDARLTHTDGGRYDDNFAPNVARRQLNLGGEYDVPGVAGLTLTARMIATSKQVIDQDNSRTIPGWTRWDAGARYAMVAWSRPLVLRANVSNLLGRDYWTSGSGAWLNLSQPRTVALSATIDF; translated from the coding sequence ATGCCGCACGCGCTTCCCCGCCTCCACCTCGCCCCGATTTCCCTCGCCGTCGCCCTGGCGCTCGCCAGCCCGGCCTGGGTCCACGCCCAAACCACCGGCAACACCGGCACCGTGGCGTTTTCCATCGCCGCCCAGCCGCTGGGCGCCGCGCTCAACGAGTTCTCCGCCGCCACCGGCATCCCGGTCGCCTTCCCTCCCGCCCTGGTCGCCGGCAAGACGGCGCCGGCCGTGCTAGGCACGGTCACCACGCGCCAGGCGCTCGACCAGTTGCTCTCCGGCAGCGGGCTGGAGGCGCATCAGGAAGGCGCGACCATCATCATCCGCGCCGCCGCGCCGAGAACGGCCGAAAAAACCCTGCCGCTGGTGAGCGTGGCGGCCAGCGCCCTGCTGCCAAGCGACCTGCCGGAAGCGTACGCCGGCGGCCAGGTCGGCAGCGGCAGCCGGCTCGGCCTGCTGGGCAACCGCGAGGTGATCGACACGCCGTTCAGCGTCACCAGCTATACCGCCGAGCTGATCACCAACCAGCAAGCGGTCACCGTGGCCGACGTCATGGCCAACGACCCGTCGGTGCGTACCGTTTCCTATGGCTTGACCAATGCGGCAGGCGCCGGCGATTCCTTCATGATTCGCGGTTTTTACGTGCAAAACTCGATCTTGTTCGACGGCATGTACGGCGTGGCGCCGTCGCGCACGCTGCCGGTCGAAACCGCCGAGCGCGTGGAAGTGTTGAAGGGACCGAACGCGCTGCTCAACGGCATGGCCCCCTATGACGCCTCGGGCGGCGCCATCAACATGGTGCCCAAGCGCGCCGGCGACAAGCCGCTCACGCGCCTGACGGCCACCTACCTGTCGGACGGCGTCTTCGGCGGCCATGTGGACATCGGCCGGCGCTTCGGCGAGCAGCAGGAATGGGGCGTGCGCTTCAACGGCGTCTACCGCAACGGCAAGACCGCCACCGACGGCCAGAAGGTCGATCTGCAGGCCGCCACGGTGGCCGTCGACTACCGTGGCGCCAACCTGCGGGCCTCGCTCGACGCCGGGCACCAGACCATGAACAACGAGGCGCCGCAGGGCGCGGGTGGCCTGGGCTTCGCCGACGGCCTCGCCATTCCGGCGGCGCCCAACGCGCGCCGCCGGGCCGCGCAGGACTGGGAGTACTCCGACACCAAGAGCGACTACGCGCTGGCCAAGGTGGAATACGACTTCGCCCCCGACTGGACTGTGTACGGCGCGACCGGCTACAGCGACAACCACTTCGAATACCTGTCCACCGACATCTTCGTCACCGATGCCGCCGGCAACGCCCAGGCGACCGCGTACTACTGGCCCGATTACTACAAGCACCGCAGCGCCCAAGTCGGCTTGCGAGGCACGTTCAAAACCGGCGGACTGAAGCATCAGGCGAACCTGAACGCCAGTTACCTGAAGCGCACGCACGGCTTCACCGCCGATTATTACGGCATCAAGAACTTCGACACCAACATCTATCAACCGTCGTTCGTGAGCGCGCCGTCGCTGGCGGGCTTCCCTTCCACCGCGCCGAAGACGGACAAGGTCGAACTGCCGTCATACGCCATCGCCGATACGATCTCGTCGGCCGACGACCGCATCGCCGTCACGCTCGGCGCGCGTCGCCAGAACGTCAAGTACATCGCCTACGACACCCGCACCGGCGCCGGCAGCACCACCTACGACGAGGGCGCCACCACGCCAATGCTGGCAGTGCTGTTCAAGCCGCAGGCCAATCTGTCCCTTTACGGCAATTACATCGAAGGCCTGAGCCAGGGCGACACCGCGCCGGTGGGCACCACCAACGCCGGCGAGGTCTTCTCGCCCAAGGACACCAAGCAGTACGAGGTGGGCGCCAAGTATGACTTCGGCCGCTTCAGCGCCGCCGCCGCCATCTTCCAGATTACCCGTCCCAGCGGCCTGATCATCGGCAACGGCGATGGCACCGCCACCTACAAGGTCGACGGCGAGCAACGCAACCGGGGGCTGGAACTGACCTTCTTCGGCGAACCGATGCCGGGCGTGCGCGCGCTGGGCGGCGTGGTCTACACCGATGCCCGCCTGACCCACACCGACGGCGGCCGCTATGACGACAACTTCGCCCCGAACGTGGCGCGCCGCCAGCTCAACCTGGGCGGCGAGTACGACGTGCCGGGCGTGGCCGGGCTGACGCTGACGGCGCGCATGATCGCCACCAGCAAGCAGGTGATCGACCAGGACAATTCGCGCACCATTCCGGGCTGGACCCGCTGGGATGCCGGTGCCCGCTACGCCATGGTGGCATGGAGCCGTCCGCTGGTGCTGCGCGCCAACGTCAGCAATCTGTTGGGACGCGACTACTGGACCAGTGGTTCCGGCGCCTGGCTGAATTTGTCGCAGCCACGCACCGTCGCACTGTCGGCCACGATCGACTTCTAA
- a CDS encoding lysine N(6)-hydroxylase/L-ornithine N(5)-oxygenase family protein has protein sequence MHIHDLIGIGFGPSNIALAIALQEERQAGRRHVDALFLEKQASFAWHPGMLLDHAHMQISYLKDLATLRNPRSRYTFVNYLHEHGRLPDFINLKTFFPSRREFSDYLGWAARQFNDRCVYGEEVVEVLPEHQQGAVVALRVRSRDAHGGMHERLTRQLVVGIGGTPRLPECFADVAGDQRVFHSSRYLTGIAANRHARTIAVIGAGQSAAEIFVDLHNRPEPAQIDMIMRARTLHPSDDSPFVNGVFNAEFTDYIFRQDDATRAGLLSEFHRTNYAAPDLALIEQIYKIFYEERVARGDRHQLLRQHQIGAVRARADGIELVMRDEQRNSDLVRRYDAVVLATGYGREHHRRLLAELGPHLGGFVVDRNYRLQAGAAFRPAIFLQGACEDTHGLSDTLLSVTALRVQEIIDALPVETAPAAADAQPRRAALAG, from the coding sequence ATGCACATTCACGACTTGATTGGGATCGGCTTCGGCCCGTCCAACATCGCGCTGGCCATCGCCCTCCAGGAGGAACGGCAAGCCGGGCGCCGCCACGTCGATGCGCTCTTCCTTGAAAAGCAGGCCAGCTTCGCCTGGCATCCCGGCATGCTGCTCGACCATGCGCACATGCAGATCTCCTATCTCAAGGACCTGGCCACGCTGCGCAACCCGCGCAGCCGCTACACCTTCGTCAACTATCTTCACGAGCACGGCCGCCTGCCGGACTTCATCAACCTGAAAACCTTCTTTCCCAGCCGACGCGAGTTCAGCGACTATCTCGGCTGGGCGGCGCGGCAGTTCAACGACCGCTGCGTCTACGGCGAGGAGGTGGTCGAAGTGCTGCCCGAACACCAGCAAGGCGCGGTCGTCGCGCTGCGCGTGCGCTCGCGCGACGCCCACGGCGGCATGCACGAGCGGCTGACGCGCCAGCTGGTGGTCGGCATCGGCGGCACGCCCAGGCTGCCCGAGTGCTTCGCCGACGTCGCCGGCGATCAGCGCGTGTTCCACTCGAGCCGCTACCTGACGGGCATCGCCGCCAACCGCCACGCCCGCACCATCGCGGTGATCGGCGCCGGCCAGAGCGCCGCCGAGATCTTCGTCGACCTGCACAACCGGCCCGAACCGGCGCAGATCGACATGATCATGCGCGCCCGCACCCTCCATCCGTCCGACGACAGCCCGTTCGTCAACGGCGTCTTCAACGCCGAGTTCACCGACTACATCTTCCGCCAGGACGACGCCACGCGCGCCGGCCTGCTGTCGGAATTCCATCGCACCAACTACGCCGCGCCCGACCTGGCGCTGATCGAGCAAATCTACAAGATCTTCTATGAAGAGCGCGTGGCGCGCGGCGACCGCCACCAGCTGCTGCGCCAGCACCAGATCGGCGCCGTGCGCGCCCGCGCCGACGGCATCGAGCTGGTGATGCGCGACGAGCAGCGCAACAGCGACCTGGTGCGGCGCTACGACGCCGTGGTCCTGGCCACAGGCTACGGGCGGGAGCACCACCGGCGCCTGCTCGCCGAGCTGGGCCCGCACCTGGGCGGCTTCGTCGTCGACCGCAACTACCGCCTGCAGGCCGGCGCGGCGTTCCGGCCGGCGATCTTCCTGCAGGGCGCCTGCGAGGACACGCACGGATTGAGCGACACGCTGCTGTCGGTGACCGCGCTGCGGGTGCAGGAAATCATCGACGCCCTGCCCGTGGAGACGGCGCCGGCGGCCGCCGACGCGCAGCCGCGCCGCGCCGCGCTGGCCGGCTGA
- a CDS encoding diaminobutyrate--2-oxoglutarate transaminase, with the protein MDHLNIHSNQALERELARRHAALSQPYQLTPHAMLERQARQESSARSYPRRLPLVLNRAAGIYVEDIEGRVFIDCLAGAGTLALGHNHPAVVEAIMAVLRDGTPLHTLDLTTPVKDRFVQDLFDVLPAGFARDARIQFCGPTGADAIEAAVKLVKTATGRGTMLAFQGAYHGMTQGTLQLMGSLGPKTPVNDTLTGVQFLPFPYDYRCPFGLRGEPGVRANLAYLQSVLQDPEGGVPLPAGAIVEAIQGEGGVIPAPANWLAGLRALTAAADVPLILDEVQTGFGRTGQMFAFEHAGILPDAIALSKAIGGGLPLAVVVYRDKLDGWKPGAHAGTFRGNQLAMAAGSATIRLLRAEGLAELANVRGARLSKALDQLRQRYPQIGDVRGRGLMLGAEIVDPDAAPDAQGNPAAAPALALAIQQECLRRGLIIERGGRHGCVMRFLPPLIITDREIDRVADIFGAALHAAVAAGVDDADDSGNAAGSRKVLSMIG; encoded by the coding sequence ATGGACCATCTCAACATCCACAGCAACCAGGCGCTGGAGCGCGAGCTGGCGCGCCGGCACGCGGCGCTGTCGCAGCCCTACCAGCTGACCCCGCACGCCATGCTCGAGAGGCAGGCACGCCAGGAATCGAGCGCGCGCAGCTATCCGCGCCGCCTGCCGCTGGTGCTCAACCGCGCAGCCGGCATTTACGTCGAGGACATCGAGGGCCGCGTCTTCATCGATTGCCTGGCCGGCGCCGGCACCCTGGCGCTCGGCCACAACCACCCGGCGGTGGTCGAGGCCATCATGGCCGTGCTGCGCGACGGCACCCCGCTGCACACCCTGGACCTGACGACGCCGGTCAAAGACCGTTTCGTGCAGGACCTGTTCGACGTGCTGCCGGCCGGCTTCGCGCGCGACGCCCGCATCCAGTTTTGCGGCCCGACCGGCGCCGACGCCATCGAGGCGGCCGTCAAACTGGTCAAGACAGCCACCGGCCGCGGCACCATGCTGGCCTTCCAGGGCGCCTACCATGGCATGACCCAGGGCACCTTGCAGCTGATGGGCAGCTTGGGGCCGAAGACGCCGGTCAACGATACGCTCACGGGCGTGCAATTCCTGCCTTTCCCGTATGACTACCGCTGCCCGTTCGGCCTGCGCGGCGAGCCCGGCGTGCGGGCCAACCTGGCCTACCTGCAAAGCGTGCTGCAGGACCCGGAAGGCGGCGTGCCGCTGCCGGCCGGCGCCATCGTCGAAGCGATCCAGGGCGAAGGCGGCGTCATCCCCGCGCCGGCCAATTGGCTGGCCGGGCTGCGCGCGCTGACGGCGGCGGCCGACGTGCCGCTGATCCTCGACGAGGTGCAGACCGGGTTCGGGCGCACCGGCCAGATGTTCGCCTTCGAGCACGCCGGCATCCTGCCCGACGCGATCGCCCTGTCGAAGGCCATCGGCGGCGGGCTGCCGCTGGCGGTGGTGGTCTACCGCGACAAGCTCGACGGCTGGAAGCCCGGCGCCCATGCCGGCACCTTCCGTGGCAACCAGTTGGCGATGGCGGCCGGCTCGGCCACGATCCGGCTGCTGCGCGCCGAAGGCCTGGCGGAGCTGGCCAACGTGCGCGGCGCGCGCCTGTCCAAGGCGCTGGACCAGCTGCGGCAACGCTATCCGCAGATCGGCGACGTGCGGGGCCGGGGCCTGATGCTGGGCGCCGAGATCGTCGACCCGGACGCCGCGCCCGACGCCCAGGGCAATCCGGCGGCGGCGCCGGCGCTGGCCCTGGCGATCCAGCAGGAATGCCTGCGACGGGGCTTGATCATCGAGCGCGGCGGCCGCCACGGCTGCGTGATGCGCTTCCTGCCGCCGCTGATCATCACCGACCGGGAAATCGACCGGGTGGCGGACATCTTCGGCGCCGCGCTGCATGCCGCCGTGGCCGCCGGCGTCGACGATGCCGATGATTCCGGGAATGCGGCGGGTAGCCGGAAAGTGCTTTCCATGATAGGATAA
- a CDS encoding amino acid adenylation domain-containing protein — MRTKDYDIAVRFAGFSKEKQTAFLQALKSQGIDFGRLPIAAAAANQGVCSYAQTRQWMLWQLDRDSSAYHITGALRLHGELDRVALGASFDALVLRHASLRTVFRARPDGGIEQRVLETGALLEYIDLDGQPASVREERVHAEAARLHRTPFDLEQGPLLRVGLIREAADRHVLVVVMHHIISDGWSMQIIIDEFVRQYQARIEDRVPDLAPLTIQYADYAAWQRNWLEAGERQRQLDYWLAQLGGEQPMLQLPTDHPRRSDGQYTTARHDLALPAGLAAGLRSRARAADATVFMLLLTGMQALMYRYTGELDIRVGVPIANRHRAETESVVGFFVNTQVLRGVIGARQRLDDLLAATREAALGAQEHQDLPFEQLVEALQPERHLGTNPLFQVMFNHQRHDGGALAQLPGLTLEEYALGGQGAQFELVISGVEDNEGRIHIGVTYAAELFEAGTIARMAAHYATLLAALAERPHQALDEVELLDAHERSQLRRWSVDERSYPDVEPVQRLFELQARRQPDAEALLFGDDVLTYRELNARANRLSHRLIALGVAPEVKVGIAVERSVGMVVALLAVLKAGGAYVPLDPEYPPDRMDYMIRDSGIGLLLTDREVGRRLPAANAVKVLELEALDLGAEPEHDPQPGLHGDNLAYVIYTSGSTGRPKGAAVRHRSLSGCMRWMQETYGLTRDDTVLHKAPFGFDVSVWEIFWPLTTGVRLVVANPGDQRDPERITALIRRHAVTTMNFVPAMLQAFLAHEGIERETRLRYVICGGEAMPAATQREALRRLHGVSLQNLYGPTETTIHVTQWTCRADGATLVPIGRPIAATQAHVLDAGLNLVPRGVAGELYIGGELLGRGYLHRPALSAERFVADPFGGGGRLYRTGDLVRWNGEGQLEYLGRIDHQVKVRGLRIELGEVEAQLLAQPEVREAVVVAQELPAGTRLVGYVAPAPGHSADPALLRASLGRQLPDYMVPAAIVVLDSLPLNANGKVDRKALPAPEWIAGAAYEAPQGIVEHALAAIWSEVLCVERIGRHDNFFELGGHSISALRVVSAARRRDIPGLQLTLKDMLGKPTLHALAQSVANPVVPLNRHLAEPGPLFCIHSGIGTVLGYLSLAQRLAGVRSVYGVTCRTLIDPVHRDHSLETMAVDYARFIQAVQPQGPYHLLGWSLGGPLAALVASHLEQQGTRVAFLGLVDTPELSQLGDGEGEAWRGEFEGLLRKVCGEGEGADIPQLPADIGDPLEGEQALLAWVQSHMAQGRIVPNGSFAGLAAEDLVRRCLIGRALDRAVARSADTYPAVQAATHAWWTPGRRPEDIARISAQLGTGRLRHWPVDADHETMVNDAGFLDSCVGGLAEG; from the coding sequence ATGAGAACCAAGGACTATGACATCGCCGTCCGCTTTGCGGGCTTTTCAAAGGAAAAGCAGACGGCCTTCCTGCAAGCGTTGAAATCGCAAGGGATCGACTTTGGCAGGCTGCCCATCGCCGCAGCCGCCGCCAACCAGGGCGTCTGTTCGTACGCCCAAACGCGGCAATGGATGCTGTGGCAGCTGGATCGTGACAGTTCCGCCTACCATATCACCGGCGCACTGCGGTTACATGGCGAACTCGATAGGGTCGCGCTGGGCGCCAGCTTCGATGCGCTGGTGCTGCGTCACGCGTCGCTGCGAACGGTGTTTCGCGCCCGTCCGGATGGCGGCATCGAGCAGAGGGTGCTGGAAACGGGCGCGCTGCTGGAGTACATCGATCTGGATGGACAGCCCGCGTCGGTGCGCGAAGAGCGCGTCCACGCCGAGGCGGCGCGGCTGCATCGCACGCCGTTCGACCTGGAACAAGGACCGCTGTTGCGGGTTGGCCTGATTCGCGAGGCGGCCGATAGGCACGTATTGGTGGTCGTCATGCACCACATTATTTCGGACGGCTGGTCGATGCAGATCATCATCGACGAATTCGTACGGCAGTACCAGGCGCGCATCGAGGACCGGGTGCCTGACCTGGCGCCGTTGACCATCCAGTACGCCGATTACGCGGCGTGGCAGCGCAACTGGCTCGAAGCCGGCGAGCGGCAGCGCCAGTTGGATTATTGGCTGGCGCAGCTGGGCGGCGAGCAGCCGATGCTGCAACTGCCCACCGACCACCCGCGCCGGTCCGACGGCCAATACACGACCGCGCGGCACGACCTGGCGTTGCCCGCCGGCCTGGCCGCCGGCTTGCGCAGCCGTGCCCGCGCCGCCGACGCCACCGTCTTCATGCTGCTGCTGACGGGCATGCAGGCGCTGATGTATCGCTATACGGGAGAGCTGGATATTCGTGTTGGTGTGCCGATCGCCAACCGCCATCGCGCGGAAACCGAATCCGTGGTCGGCTTCTTCGTCAACACGCAGGTTCTGCGTGGCGTGATCGGTGCGCGCCAGCGTCTCGACGATTTGCTGGCGGCGACCAGGGAGGCGGCTCTTGGCGCGCAGGAGCACCAGGACCTGCCGTTCGAACAACTGGTCGAGGCGTTGCAGCCGGAGCGTCACCTCGGCACCAATCCGCTGTTCCAGGTGATGTTCAACCACCAGCGGCACGATGGCGGCGCACTGGCGCAATTGCCCGGCCTGACGCTGGAAGAGTACGCGCTGGGTGGGCAAGGGGCGCAGTTCGAACTGGTGATCAGCGGCGTGGAGGACAACGAGGGCCGGATTCATATCGGCGTCACCTATGCGGCAGAACTGTTCGAGGCCGGCACTATCGCCCGCATGGCTGCCCACTACGCGACACTGCTGGCCGCATTGGCGGAGCGACCGCACCAGGCGCTGGACGAGGTGGAACTGCTGGACGCGCACGAGCGATCGCAGTTGCGCCGCTGGAGCGTCGACGAGCGCTCGTATCCGGACGTGGAACCGGTGCAGCGGCTGTTCGAATTACAGGCCCGTCGCCAGCCGGACGCGGAGGCGCTGCTGTTCGGCGACGACGTGCTGACCTATCGCGAATTGAACGCGCGCGCCAACCGTCTGTCGCACCGCCTGATCGCGCTTGGCGTGGCGCCCGAAGTCAAGGTGGGCATCGCCGTCGAACGCTCGGTCGGCATGGTGGTCGCATTGCTGGCGGTTCTGAAGGCCGGTGGCGCCTACGTGCCGCTGGACCCGGAATATCCCCCCGACCGCATGGACTACATGATACGGGACAGCGGCATCGGCCTGCTGTTGACGGACCGCGAAGTCGGACGGCGGCTGCCGGCGGCGAACGCGGTCAAGGTCTTGGAGCTGGAGGCGCTCGATCTCGGCGCCGAGCCGGAACATGATCCGCAACCGGGGCTGCACGGCGACAATCTGGCCTACGTGATCTACACGTCGGGATCGACCGGAAGGCCCAAGGGCGCGGCGGTTCGCCATCGCTCGCTGAGCGGCTGCATGCGCTGGATGCAGGAGACCTACGGCCTGACCCGCGACGACACCGTGCTGCACAAGGCGCCGTTCGGCTTCGACGTGTCGGTCTGGGAGATTTTCTGGCCATTGACGACCGGCGTGCGCCTGGTGGTGGCCAACCCTGGCGACCAGCGCGATCCGGAGCGGATCACGGCGTTGATCCGCCGCCACGCCGTCACCACGATGAACTTCGTTCCGGCGATGCTGCAGGCCTTCCTGGCCCACGAAGGCATCGAGCGCGAAACGCGGCTGCGCTACGTGATCTGCGGCGGCGAAGCCATGCCGGCGGCGACGCAACGCGAGGCGCTGCGGCGGCTCCACGGCGTGAGCCTGCAAAACCTTTACGGCCCGACGGAAACGACGATCCACGTCACCCAATGGACCTGCCGGGCAGACGGTGCGACCTTGGTGCCGATCGGCCGCCCCATCGCCGCCACCCAGGCCCACGTGCTGGACGCGGGCCTGAACCTGGTGCCGCGCGGTGTGGCCGGCGAACTGTACATCGGCGGCGAGCTGCTGGGCCGGGGCTACCTGCACCGGCCGGCGCTGAGCGCCGAGCGCTTCGTGGCCGACCCATTCGGCGGTGGCGGACGGCTGTATCGCACCGGCGACCTGGTGCGCTGGAACGGGGAGGGGCAGCTGGAATACCTGGGCCGCATCGATCACCAGGTGAAGGTGCGCGGCTTGCGCATCGAGCTGGGCGAGGTCGAGGCGCAGTTGCTGGCGCAGCCTGAAGTGCGCGAAGCCGTGGTGGTGGCGCAGGAGTTGCCGGCCGGCACGCGGCTGGTGGGCTATGTGGCGCCGGCGCCGGGCCACAGCGCCGATCCGGCGCTACTGCGCGCAAGCCTGGGCCGGCAACTGCCAGATTATATGGTGCCGGCCGCCATCGTGGTGCTCGACAGCCTGCCGTTGAACGCCAACGGCAAGGTCGACCGCAAGGCCTTGCCGGCGCCGGAATGGATCGCCGGTGCCGCCTACGAAGCGCCGCAGGGAATCGTGGAGCATGCGCTGGCGGCGATCTGGAGCGAGGTGCTGTGTGTCGAGCGCATTGGCCGGCACGACAACTTCTTCGAACTCGGTGGGCATTCGATATCGGCGCTGCGGGTCGTCAGCGCCGCGCGCCGGCGCGACATCCCCGGCTTGCAGCTGACGCTGAAGGATATGCTGGGCAAGCCGACGCTGCACGCGCTGGCGCAAAGCGTCGCCAATCCCGTGGTGCCGTTGAACCGCCATCTTGCCGAACCCGGTCCGCTGTTCTGCATCCACTCGGGCATCGGCACGGTGCTGGGCTATCTGTCGCTGGCGCAGCGGCTGGCGGGCGTGCGGTCGGTGTATGGCGTTACCTGCCGCACCTTGATCGACCCGGTGCATCGCGACCATTCGCTCGAGACCATGGCCGTCGACTATGCGCGCTTTATCCAGGCTGTGCAGCCGCAGGGACCCTATCATCTGCTGGGATGGTCGCTGGGCGGACCGTTGGCGGCGCTGGTCGCCTCGCACCTGGAGCAACAAGGGACGCGGGTCGCCTTCCTGGGCCTGGTGGACACGCCGGAGCTCAGCCAATTGGGCGATGGCGAAGGCGAAGCCTGGCGCGGCGAGTTTGAAGGACTGTTGCGTAAAGTGTGCGGCGAGGGGGAGGGGGCGGACATTCCGCAGTTGCCAGCCGATATCGGCGATCCGCTCGAGGGAGAGCAGGCGCTGCTGGCATGGGTGCAGTCGCACATGGCGCAAGGGCGTATCGTGCCAAACGGTTCCTTTGCCGGGCTGGCTGCCGAAGACCTGGTGCGACGCTGCCTGATCGGGCGGGCGCTGGACCGGGCGGTCGCGCGTTCGGCCGATACGTATCCGGCCGTGCAAGCGGCAACGCACGCCTGGTGGACGCCGGGACGGCGCCCCGAGGATATCGCGCGCATTTCCGCACAACTGGGCACCGGCAGGCTGCGCCACTGGCCGGTCGATGCCGATCATGAAACCATGGTGAACGACGCAGGGTTCCTCGATTCGTGCGTGGGCGGCCTGGCGGAAGGGTAG
- a CDS encoding RNA polymerase sigma factor — protein MITHYYRELFNFCLRKVRDPDLAADLAQESYVRVLTMEQSGQAILDPRALLRKVAVHLKIDMDRRADIRRHDDIDTLAEPDMPVQPAHLQPEEVYSSSQAAEAYLKAIEQLPDRCREAFCLYAFDDLSNKEIARHMGISLSMVNQYIGRGKLACAACRAAFEG, from the coding sequence GTGATCACGCATTATTACCGAGAACTGTTTAATTTTTGCCTGCGTAAAGTCAGGGACCCCGACCTGGCCGCCGACCTCGCGCAGGAAAGCTACGTGCGCGTGCTGACGATGGAGCAATCCGGGCAGGCGATCCTCGATCCCCGTGCACTGCTGCGGAAAGTGGCGGTCCACCTGAAGATCGACATGGACCGCCGCGCCGACATCCGGCGCCACGACGACATCGACACCCTGGCCGAACCGGACATGCCGGTGCAGCCGGCCCACCTGCAGCCGGAAGAAGTGTATTCGTCCTCGCAGGCTGCCGAGGCGTATCTGAAGGCCATCGAGCAACTGCCCGACCGCTGCCGCGAGGCGTTTTGCCTGTACGCCTTCGACGATCTGTCCAACAAGGAAATCGCGCGCCACATGGGCATCTCGCTCAGCATGGTCAACCAATATATCGGACGGGGCAAGCTGGCCTGCGCCGCCTGCCGCGCGGCGTTCGAAGGATGA